A genome region from Sceloporus undulatus isolate JIND9_A2432 ecotype Alabama chromosome 1, SceUnd_v1.1, whole genome shotgun sequence includes the following:
- the LOC121936867 gene encoding N-acylneuraminate-9-phosphatase, whose amino-acid sequence MALQGTKAVFFDLDNTLIDTAGAGRRAIEEVINVLQSKHHCDEREACMICDKFQAKLLKECYDPSEMCITDLRIQHWEEAIQEVKGGTVNRNLAAECYFLWKTTRLQHLTLSEETRRMLIDLRKVFKLLLLTNGESQTQREKIEACACQPYFDAIVVGGEHQEEKPASSIFHHCCELLGVQPEDCVMVGDSLDTDIQGGLNAGLKATIWVNKATVTQKPTSPVPHYIISSVLDLPGLLSNKGATTLEINKVAGNCNM is encoded by the exons ATGGCTCTGCAAGGGACCAAGGCTGTCTTCTTTGACCTGGACAACACCTTGATCGACACAGCTGGAGCTGGCAGGAGGGCCATTGAAGAG GTGATTAATGTCTTACAGTCAAAACATCATTGTGATGAAAGAGAAGCCTGCATGATATGCGATAAATTCCAAGCCAAATTGCTTAAAGAATGCTATGATCCTTCTGAAATGTGTATTACTGACCTCAGGATTCAACACTGGGAAGAAGCTATACAAGAAGTAAAGGGAGGAACAGTCAATCGGAATCTGGCTGCAGAATGCTATTTCCTTTGGAAAACTACTCGCTTGCAACATTTGACTTTGTCAGAGGAGACACGAAGGATGCTTATTGACCTCAGAAAGGTTTTCAAGTTGCTTCTGCTAACAAATGGAGAATCACAGACACAAAGGGAAAAGATTGAGGCTTGTGCCTGCCAACCATATTTTGATGCCATTGTTGTAGGAGGAGAGCATCAAGAAGAAAAACCAGCATCCTCAATATTTCATCACTGCTGTGAACTTCTAGGAGTTCAACCTGAGGACTGTGTGATGGTTGGTGACTCTCTAGATACAGACATTCAAGGAGGCTTGAATGCAGGTTTGAAAGCAACAATTTGGGTAAATAAAGCCACAGTGACACAAAAACCTACTTCTCCAGTCCCTCACTATATTATTTCTTCTGTTCTTGATCTTCCTGGACTTCTTTCTAACAAAGGAGCTACTACATTAGAAATTAACAAGGTTGCTGGTAATTGTAATATGTGA